In Streptomyces durocortorensis, a genomic segment contains:
- a CDS encoding TcmI family type II polyketide cyclase: protein MHSTLIVARMASGSAEEVAELFGAFDRTDVPGRMGTRRRRLFEFRGLYFHLQDFDEDNGEDLIEEAKTDPRFVRISQDLKPHIQAYDPATWRSPKDAMARRFYDWRA from the coding sequence ATGCACAGCACGCTGATCGTGGCCAGGATGGCATCCGGCTCGGCCGAGGAAGTCGCCGAACTCTTCGGAGCCTTCGACCGTACGGATGTTCCCGGCCGCATGGGCACCCGCCGCCGCCGGCTCTTCGAGTTCCGCGGCCTCTACTTCCACCTCCAGGACTTCGACGAGGACAACGGCGAGGACCTGATCGAGGAGGCCAAGACCGACCCCCGCTTCGTCCGCATCAGCCAGGACCTGAAGCCGCACATCCAGGCGTACGACCCCGCCACCTGGCGGTCGCCCAAGGACGCCATGGCCCGACGCTTCTACGACTGGAGGGCCTGA
- a CDS encoding MAB_1171c family putative transporter, whose product MPVTVMLVIGFAWKTIDLVRAPHDRVLRLLVASLFLLTVGDLLGFEEVSGQVDELTAVGVGKIAFNWVYMCGLGVLVLFFTASTSDAPSLHRRHVRLHTGLLAAVLGALVVTMLATPPALRGHTLSTPHMAEPAIASFYLIGNAYFFYAHLTSGRWALRYTRLASRSLAPSLRTMSIGLFGLAVTSAVRVLWVIVRAVSPGAHPVLDTVNRALTDVALGAVLIGITLSAGVQLVTHLRSVARHRRMHHQLTPLWTALVTAYPDVVLNREPPTSRWGRLRLRHTHARFYRRLIECRDGLVRLSPHLVRVAPGTDLARCGPDQLALHIRAALARKPLVEDPDTTHPAVRVASPSGNDMDAEAHELIAVSTSFAALTTLGRGAPVPCR is encoded by the coding sequence GTGCCGGTGACCGTCATGCTGGTCATCGGCTTCGCGTGGAAAACCATCGATCTCGTCCGCGCCCCGCACGACCGAGTCCTGCGCCTGCTCGTCGCCTCGCTGTTCCTGCTCACGGTGGGCGACCTCCTGGGATTCGAGGAAGTCAGCGGCCAGGTGGACGAGTTGACGGCCGTCGGTGTCGGCAAGATCGCCTTCAACTGGGTCTACATGTGCGGCCTGGGCGTTCTCGTACTCTTCTTCACCGCCTCGACCAGTGACGCCCCCTCCCTTCACCGACGCCACGTCCGTCTGCACACCGGCCTGCTGGCCGCGGTCCTGGGGGCTCTGGTCGTCACCATGCTCGCCACCCCGCCCGCCCTGCGCGGCCATACGCTCTCCACCCCGCACATGGCCGAGCCGGCCATCGCCTCCTTCTACCTCATCGGCAACGCCTACTTCTTCTACGCGCACCTCACCTCGGGCCGCTGGGCGCTGCGCTACACGCGCCTGGCGTCCCGTTCCCTGGCCCCCAGCCTGCGGACCATGTCGATCGGGCTCTTCGGCTTGGCGGTCACCTCGGCCGTGCGGGTTCTCTGGGTGATCGTGCGGGCCGTCTCACCCGGCGCGCACCCGGTGCTCGACACGGTCAACCGAGCCCTCACCGATGTGGCCCTGGGGGCCGTGCTCATCGGCATCACCCTCTCCGCCGGAGTGCAGCTGGTGACCCACCTGCGATCGGTCGCGCGCCACCGGCGGATGCACCACCAGCTCACTCCCCTGTGGACAGCGCTAGTCACGGCGTACCCGGACGTCGTCCTCAACCGGGAGCCGCCCACGTCCCGGTGGGGCCGGCTGCGGCTGCGCCACACCCACGCACGCTTCTACCGCCGCCTCATCGAATGCCGGGACGGGCTGGTGCGGTTGAGTCCCCACCTTGTCCGCGTGGCGCCCGGCACCGACCTCGCCCGCTGCGGGCCCGATCAGCTCGCCCTGCACATCCGTGCGGCGCTGGCCCGGAAACCGCTCGTCGAGGACCCGGACACGACGCATCCGGCCGTGCGCGTCGCCTCCCCGTCGGGCAACGACATGGACGCCGAGGCCCACGAGCTCATCGCCGTTTCCACCTCGTTCGCGGCGCTCACCACGCTCGGGCGTGGAGCGCCCGTGCCCTGCCGCTGA
- a CDS encoding helix-turn-helix transcriptional regulator: MRPELRAAVQSIGLANLGVGRAVVTEQTEWVLESDAARSEAHCAWLAILALHYTGDLVSADAQCERLARDPVWAGSDRHQELLTLLRARSSLMSGDVARAAELLKALLARRAPTLPLCLTVAWLIEALVHLGEFDQAHQVLLEHGLVGRLGSHLPDRVHVLAARGALHMAAGQFRHAIDDYTACGRILATLNVVNSAVVPWRSRAALGALAVQRYDLALALAEDELIAARKWGSARGVGTALHAVAMARRDGTSPALLEEAVQLLELGHARSELMQALYDLGMMQAERKDVVGGRSRLEEVDEVAHACGNAFWARRVKPALARLNDPDGSRVLTRQENKIAQLARAGYSNRRIAETLFLAVRTVEFHLSSVYRKLDISGRQELVTALGVVAP; encoded by the coding sequence ATGCGGCCCGAATTGCGCGCCGCCGTGCAGAGCATCGGACTGGCCAATCTCGGGGTGGGCCGTGCGGTGGTCACCGAACAGACCGAGTGGGTGCTGGAATCGGACGCGGCCAGGTCCGAGGCGCACTGCGCCTGGCTGGCGATCCTGGCGCTGCACTACACCGGTGACCTCGTCTCGGCGGACGCGCAGTGCGAGCGGCTCGCCCGTGATCCCGTGTGGGCCGGGTCGGACCGGCACCAGGAACTGCTGACGCTCCTGAGGGCCCGCAGCAGTCTGATGTCGGGCGATGTGGCGCGGGCCGCGGAGCTGCTGAAGGCGCTTCTCGCCCGCCGCGCGCCGACGTTGCCCCTCTGCCTCACGGTCGCCTGGCTGATCGAGGCGCTGGTCCACCTGGGCGAGTTCGACCAGGCGCACCAAGTGCTCCTCGAACACGGGCTGGTCGGCCGGCTCGGCTCCCACCTGCCCGACCGGGTGCACGTGCTGGCGGCCAGGGGCGCCCTGCACATGGCCGCCGGTCAGTTCCGGCACGCCATCGACGACTACACCGCCTGCGGCCGGATTCTGGCCACGCTCAACGTGGTCAACTCCGCTGTCGTTCCCTGGCGGTCCAGGGCGGCCCTCGGGGCGCTGGCCGTACAGCGGTACGACCTGGCACTCGCGCTGGCCGAGGACGAGCTGATCGCGGCCCGGAAGTGGGGATCGGCCAGGGGTGTGGGCACGGCGCTGCACGCGGTGGCCATGGCGCGCCGGGACGGGACGTCCCCGGCCCTGCTGGAGGAGGCCGTCCAGCTGCTCGAACTCGGGCACGCCAGGTCCGAGCTGATGCAGGCGCTCTACGACCTCGGGATGATGCAGGCCGAACGCAAGGACGTGGTGGGCGGGCGCAGCCGGCTGGAGGAGGTCGACGAGGTGGCCCACGCGTGCGGCAACGCCTTCTGGGCGCGGCGCGTGAAGCCGGCTCTGGCCCGCCTGAACGACCCCGACGGCAGTCGTGTGCTCACCCGGCAGGAGAACAAGATCGCCCAGCTGGCCCGGGCCGGATACAGCAACCGGAGGATAGCGGAGACGCTCTTCCTGGCGGTTCGGACGGTTGAATTCCACTTGTCCAGTGTGTACCGGAAGCTGGATATCTCAGGCCGACAGGAGCTGGTCACCGCCCTGGGGGTCGTGGCCCCTTAG
- a CDS encoding DeoR/GlpR family DNA-binding transcription regulator: protein MDTEERRRGILDTARRDGSVGVNALADLFKVAKETVRRDLHVLEEHGLVRRTHGGAYPVESAGFETTLAVRTTRNVPQKSRIAAAAADLLGDAETVFVDEGFTPQLVAEALPKDRPLTVVTASLTVATALAGAERTAVLLLGGRVRGSTMATVDHWASRMLADFVIDLAFLGANGISREYGLTTPDPAVAEVKAQALRSSRRRVFAGIHSKFGAVSFCRFAGVGDFEAIVTDAGLPSAEAQRYSLLGPQVIRV from the coding sequence GTGGACACCGAAGAACGCCGTCGGGGAATTCTGGACACGGCGCGACGGGACGGGTCGGTCGGAGTGAACGCCCTCGCGGACCTGTTCAAGGTGGCCAAGGAGACCGTCCGCCGGGATCTGCACGTGCTGGAGGAGCACGGCCTCGTCCGCCGTACCCACGGGGGCGCCTATCCCGTGGAGTCGGCGGGCTTCGAGACCACGCTCGCTGTCCGCACCACCCGTAATGTTCCGCAGAAGTCACGGATCGCGGCGGCCGCCGCGGATCTGCTCGGCGACGCCGAGACGGTCTTCGTCGACGAGGGCTTCACCCCGCAGCTCGTCGCCGAGGCACTGCCGAAGGACCGGCCGCTGACCGTGGTCACCGCTTCGCTGACCGTCGCGACCGCGCTGGCCGGGGCGGAGAGGACGGCGGTGCTCCTGCTGGGCGGCCGGGTACGCGGTTCGACCATGGCGACGGTCGATCACTGGGCCAGCCGGATGCTCGCGGACTTCGTCATCGACCTGGCGTTCCTCGGGGCGAACGGCATCTCCCGCGAGTACGGCCTGACCACCCCGGACCCCGCCGTCGCCGAGGTCAAGGCGCAGGCCCTGCGCAGTTCCCGGCGGCGGGTCTTCGCCGGGATCCACAGCAAGTTCGGGGCGGTGAGCTTCTGCCGGTTCGCCGGTGTCGGAGACTTTGAAGCGATCGTCACCGACGCGGGACTCCCCTCGGCCGAGGCGCAGCGCTACTCCCTCCTCGGCCCCCAGGTCATCCGCGTCTGA
- a CDS encoding carbohydrate ABC transporter permease yields the protein MTVTATRETPAPPAPARKPGGSGRRRAWATRAPLLPALVFLIAVTQLPFVATLVISLFDWNSLKPEKRHFTGLSNYASVFTDEALRESVVTTVVLTASVVLVSVILGLAFALLLDRTFFGRGFVRTLLITPFLLVPVSAALLWKHALYNPEYGLFNGALTWFGDLFGIESVAQPEWTSQMPLIAIEAALVWQWTPFMMLILLAGLQSRPAEIMEAARLDGAGPWQTFRYLTLPHLRRYLELGILLGSVYIVQNFDAVFTITSGGLGTANLPYTVYETFYRAHEYGLASAAGVVVVVGTIIIATFALRVVSSLFREEASRA from the coding sequence ATGACCGTCACCGCCACCAGAGAGACACCCGCGCCTCCCGCCCCGGCGAGGAAGCCCGGCGGCAGCGGCCGCAGGCGCGCCTGGGCCACCCGTGCCCCGCTGCTGCCCGCCCTCGTCTTCCTCATCGCCGTCACCCAACTGCCCTTCGTGGCCACGCTGGTGATATCCCTGTTCGACTGGAACTCCCTCAAGCCGGAGAAGCGCCACTTCACCGGGTTGTCCAACTACGCTTCCGTCTTCACCGACGAGGCCCTGCGCGAGTCCGTGGTGACGACCGTCGTCCTCACCGCGTCCGTGGTGCTCGTCAGCGTCATTCTGGGGTTGGCGTTCGCCCTGCTGCTGGACCGCACCTTCTTCGGCCGGGGGTTCGTCCGTACGCTGCTGATCACCCCGTTCCTGCTGGTGCCGGTCTCCGCCGCTCTGCTGTGGAAACACGCGCTCTACAACCCCGAATACGGGCTGTTCAACGGGGCGCTCACCTGGTTCGGCGACCTGTTCGGCATCGAGAGCGTCGCGCAGCCGGAGTGGACGTCCCAGATGCCGCTGATCGCGATCGAGGCGGCACTCGTGTGGCAGTGGACGCCGTTCATGATGCTGATCCTGCTCGCCGGACTCCAGAGCCGGCCCGCCGAGATCATGGAGGCCGCGCGGCTGGACGGGGCCGGGCCCTGGCAGACCTTCCGGTATCTGACCCTGCCGCATCTGCGCCGCTACCTCGAACTGGGCATCCTGCTGGGGTCGGTGTACATCGTGCAGAACTTCGACGCGGTGTTCACGATCACCTCCGGCGGTCTGGGCACCGCGAACCTGCCGTACACCGTCTACGAGACCTTCTACCGGGCCCATGAGTACGGGCTGGCGTCCGCGGCGGGTGTGGTCGTGGTGGTCGGCACGATCATCATCGCCACCTTCGCGCTCCGGGTGGTCTCGTCGCTCTTCCGTGAGGAGGCGAGCCGCGCATGA
- a CDS encoding FAD-dependent monooxygenase → MDASVIVVGAGPAGLALAGELRLAGVDVIVLDRLAAPSGESRGIGFTIRTMEVFDQRGLLSRLGEIETSEAGHFGGLPLDLGALGAAHASARTVPQSVTEGVLERWARDLGADIRRGHEVTGHVEDGDGVTVTVSGDGANLRARYLVGCDGGRSGVRRAAGFDFPGTPATTELFLADIKGADLSPRMVIDRTDDGLVMVAQLPGGIHRVIVGERGTTPPERRTAPPAFSEVADVWKRLTGGDISGAEPVWVSAFTDAARQVTAYRRGRVLLAGDAAHVHLPAGGQGMNTSIQDSVNLGWKLAAVVRGTAPDTLLDSYHDERHEVGRRLLANTRAQSSLILGGADAGPVREILGELLTLPEVERHLAARVSGLDIRYDVGGGAHPLLGARMPRLRLAHEGKETSSGELLRTGRGVLLDLADNATLRGRAREWTDRIDVVTAVPHDPTADHLPAGTTALLLRPDGHVAWAAPGSHSDLPMALARWFGPARRTREGE, encoded by the coding sequence ATGGATGCTTCAGTCATTGTCGTGGGAGCCGGGCCCGCGGGGCTCGCGCTGGCCGGGGAACTGCGTCTCGCCGGTGTCGACGTCATCGTGCTGGACCGGCTGGCCGCACCGTCCGGAGAGTCGCGCGGCATCGGGTTCACCATCCGGACCATGGAAGTCTTCGACCAGCGGGGACTTCTCTCCCGCTTAGGGGAGATCGAGACCAGCGAGGCCGGGCACTTCGGCGGCCTGCCCCTCGATCTGGGGGCGCTGGGCGCCGCCCACGCATCCGCGAGGACCGTTCCCCAGTCCGTGACCGAGGGAGTCCTGGAGCGCTGGGCCCGCGACCTGGGCGCCGACATCAGGCGCGGACACGAGGTCACAGGCCATGTCGAGGACGGCGACGGGGTGACCGTCACCGTCTCGGGCGACGGGGCCAATCTGCGCGCCCGCTACCTGGTCGGCTGTGACGGAGGGCGCAGCGGCGTTCGCCGGGCCGCCGGCTTCGACTTCCCCGGAACTCCCGCCACCACCGAACTCTTCCTCGCCGACATCAAAGGCGCGGATCTGTCGCCCCGCATGGTGATCGACCGGACCGACGACGGCCTGGTCATGGTCGCGCAACTGCCGGGCGGCATCCACCGCGTCATCGTGGGCGAGCGAGGCACGACGCCCCCCGAGCGGCGCACCGCACCGCCCGCCTTCAGCGAGGTCGCCGATGTCTGGAAGCGCCTGACGGGCGGTGACATCTCCGGGGCGGAGCCAGTCTGGGTCAGCGCGTTCACCGACGCCGCCCGGCAGGTCACCGCGTACCGGCGCGGCCGGGTGCTGCTGGCCGGGGACGCCGCGCACGTCCATCTGCCCGCCGGTGGGCAGGGGATGAACACCAGCATCCAGGACTCGGTGAACCTCGGCTGGAAGCTCGCGGCGGTGGTGCGCGGCACCGCCCCCGACACGCTCCTCGACTCCTACCACGACGAACGTCACGAGGTCGGCCGCAGGCTCCTCGCGAACACCCGGGCCCAGAGCTCCCTCATCCTCGGCGGCGCCGACGCCGGGCCGGTTCGCGAGATCCTCGGCGAACTCCTCACCCTGCCCGAGGTGGAACGCCATCTGGCGGCCCGGGTCAGCGGCCTGGACATCCGCTACGACGTGGGCGGCGGCGCGCACCCCCTGCTCGGGGCCCGCATGCCGCGGCTCCGGCTCGCTCACGAGGGCAAGGAGACCAGCAGCGGCGAACTCCTGCGGACGGGGCGCGGGGTGCTGCTGGACCTGGCGGACAACGCCACGCTGCGCGGCCGTGCCCGGGAATGGACCGACCGGATCGACGTGGTGACAGCCGTCCCGCACGACCCCACGGCCGACCATCTGCCGGCCGGCACCACCGCACTCCTGCTGCGTCCCGACGGCCATGTGGCCTGGGCCGCTCCGGGCTCCCACTCCGACCTGCCGATGGCGCTGGCCCGCTGGTTCGGGCCGGCCCGACGAACACGAGAAGGGGAATGA
- a CDS encoding ParB/RepB/Spo0J family partition protein, protein MSDGLADAVEDSEYGRGTELVSVDALRVSDRPRVAAEDTRHTRALADSDVPLPPIVVHRPTMRVVDGFHRLRATVLRGEERIRVSFVEGTLDEAFVLAVRINTRQGMPLSHADRTAAAARLVESHPQWSDRRIAEIACLSPTTVAALRSRSTGRRGQLNARAGRDGRVRPLDADAARGRRRAELFIRARPDASLREVAAVAGVAVATARDVRARLRAGESPLPPKLRAAEQEGVPDDGAAAPASARDAEGAPARGTEEALARGTEERSPTADGPPPTGDGRCVVQMPQRFAHPAVPNLRKDPSLRFTEAGRTLLRLWSAHSMDAQRWRWLAGGVPVHRLGDAVWAAQQCADQWRRFARDLEIRAAEGRDRTG, encoded by the coding sequence ATGTCCGATGGGTTGGCCGACGCCGTCGAGGACAGTGAGTACGGGCGCGGCACGGAGCTGGTATCCGTCGACGCCCTGCGTGTCTCGGATCGTCCACGTGTCGCGGCGGAGGACACTCGGCACACCCGGGCCCTCGCCGATTCGGACGTCCCGCTGCCGCCCATCGTCGTCCACCGGCCCACGATGCGTGTCGTGGACGGCTTCCACCGTCTGCGGGCCACGGTGCTGCGGGGAGAAGAGCGTATCCGTGTCAGCTTCGTCGAGGGCACCCTCGACGAGGCATTCGTCCTGGCGGTAAGGATCAACACACGGCAGGGGATGCCTCTTTCGCACGCCGACCGGACGGCGGCAGCCGCCCGTCTCGTCGAGAGCCACCCCCAGTGGTCCGACCGCCGCATCGCCGAGATCGCCTGCCTGTCGCCCACCACCGTGGCCGCGCTGCGGAGCCGTTCAACCGGCCGTCGTGGGCAGTTGAACGCACGGGCGGGCCGCGACGGACGGGTCCGCCCGCTCGACGCCGACGCCGCGCGGGGGCGTCGGCGCGCGGAGCTATTCATCCGAGCCAGGCCCGACGCGTCCCTGCGCGAGGTGGCGGCCGTGGCCGGCGTCGCGGTCGCCACGGCCAGAGACGTACGGGCCAGGCTGCGGGCCGGTGAGAGTCCGCTGCCCCCGAAGCTGCGGGCCGCCGAACAGGAGGGCGTCCCCGATGACGGTGCGGCGGCCCCGGCGTCCGCTCGTGATGCGGAGGGGGCGCCCGCTCGCGGTACGGAGGAGGCGCTCGCTCGCGGTACGGAGGAGCGGTCGCCGACCGCCGACGGTCCGCCGCCGACGGGGGACGGCAGATGTGTGGTGCAGATGCCGCAGCGCTTCGCGCACCCGGCCGTCCCCAATCTGCGCAAGGACCCCTCGCTGCGCTTCACCGAGGCCGGTCGCACGCTGCTGAGGCTGTGGAGTGCGCACTCGATGGACGCCCAACGATGGCGGTGGCTGGCCGGAGGTGTGCCCGTCCACCGGCTGGGCGATGCCGTCTGGGCCGCACAGCAGTGCGCCGACCAGTGGCGTCGCTTCGCCAGAGACCTCGAAATCCGAGCGGCGGAAGGCCGTGACCGGACCGGCTGA
- a CDS encoding zinc-dependent alcohol dehydrogenase family protein, whose amino-acid sequence MRAAIVEAPGKVSVTTVPDPAPGPRDVVVKVASCGLCGTDLHILQGEFAPTLPIVPGHEFAGEVVGLGADVTELSVGDRVAVDPSLHCHECRYCRSGRGNLCDDWAAIGVTVPGGAAEFAVAPVANCVRLPEHVDVRDAALIEPLSCAVRGYDVLRGNLGAEVLIYGSGTMGLMMLELAKRTGAASVDVLDVNAQRLATAALLGCSASAARAEELDRPRGWDVVIDATGNAGAIQDGLGRVAKGGTFLQFGVADYATTAVIEPYRIYNQEITITGSMAVLHSFERAAALFASGVLDASVFISDRLPLERYPQAVERFGAGIGRKTVVEP is encoded by the coding sequence ATGAGGGCAGCCATCGTCGAAGCCCCCGGCAAGGTCTCCGTGACCACCGTCCCGGACCCCGCGCCGGGCCCCCGCGACGTGGTCGTCAAGGTGGCGTCGTGCGGACTGTGCGGCACCGATCTGCACATTCTCCAGGGCGAGTTCGCCCCGACCCTGCCGATCGTGCCCGGTCATGAGTTCGCCGGGGAGGTCGTCGGCCTCGGCGCTGACGTCACGGAGCTGTCCGTCGGCGACCGGGTGGCCGTGGACCCCTCGCTGCACTGCCACGAGTGCCGGTACTGCCGTTCGGGGCGGGGGAATCTCTGCGACGACTGGGCGGCGATCGGTGTCACCGTGCCGGGCGGCGCGGCCGAGTTCGCGGTGGCGCCCGTCGCCAACTGCGTACGGCTGCCCGAGCATGTCGACGTGCGGGACGCGGCGCTGATCGAGCCGCTGTCGTGCGCGGTGCGGGGTTATGACGTGCTCCGGGGCAACCTGGGTGCGGAGGTGCTGATCTACGGCTCGGGCACCATGGGCCTGATGATGCTGGAGCTGGCCAAGCGCACCGGCGCGGCGTCGGTGGACGTGCTGGACGTCAACGCCCAGCGGCTGGCCACGGCGGCGCTCCTGGGGTGCAGCGCTTCGGCCGCCCGCGCCGAGGAGCTGGACCGCCCGCGCGGCTGGGACGTGGTGATCGACGCCACGGGCAACGCGGGGGCCATCCAGGACGGTCTCGGGCGGGTCGCCAAGGGCGGTACGTTCCTCCAGTTCGGGGTCGCCGACTACGCGACGACGGCGGTGATCGAGCCGTACCGGATCTACAACCAGGAGATCACCATCACCGGTTCGATGGCGGTCCTGCACAGTTTCGAGCGGGCCGCCGCGCTGTTCGCGAGCGGGGTGCTGGACGCGTCGGTGTTCATCAGCGACCGGCTGCCGCTGGAGCGGTATCCGCAGGCG
- a CDS encoding carbohydrate ABC transporter permease, with translation MSASTAIPRSANTLSRRARRRSAALGAAAWAVGVGFCLPALWMVLTSFHAEADAATNPPSLAAALTLDGYRTFFGGGGGPTPWPPLVNSLAASFFSTVLVLLLALPAAYALSIRRVRKWTDVMFFFLSTKMLPVVAGLLPVYLFAKNTGLLDNIWLLVLLYTSMNLPIAVWMMQSFLADVPVSIIEAAQVDGARLPTVLRRVVAPVAGPGIAATALICFIFSWNELLFARVLTGVVAGTAPVHLTTFVTSQGLFLAQLCAASVVVSLPVLVAGYAAQDKLVQGLSLGAVK, from the coding sequence ATGAGCGCCTCGACCGCGATTCCCCGTTCCGCCAACACCCTTTCCCGCAGGGCCCGTCGGCGCTCCGCGGCGCTCGGTGCGGCCGCCTGGGCGGTGGGCGTCGGCTTCTGTCTGCCCGCCCTGTGGATGGTGCTGACGTCCTTCCACGCGGAGGCCGACGCGGCGACCAACCCGCCTTCCCTGGCGGCCGCGCTGACGCTCGACGGCTACCGGACGTTCTTCGGCGGTGGAGGCGGTCCGACGCCGTGGCCCCCGCTGGTCAACTCGCTGGCGGCCTCGTTCTTCTCGACCGTGCTGGTGCTGCTTCTCGCTCTGCCCGCCGCGTACGCACTGTCCATCCGGCGGGTGCGCAAGTGGACTGACGTGATGTTCTTCTTCCTGTCCACGAAGATGCTGCCGGTGGTCGCCGGGCTGCTGCCGGTGTATCTGTTCGCGAAGAACACCGGGCTGCTGGACAACATCTGGCTGCTCGTTCTGCTCTACACCTCGATGAACCTGCCTATCGCGGTGTGGATGATGCAGTCCTTCCTCGCGGACGTGCCCGTCTCCATCATCGAGGCCGCGCAGGTCGACGGGGCCCGGCTGCCCACGGTGCTGCGCCGGGTCGTCGCCCCGGTCGCCGGGCCGGGCATCGCGGCGACCGCCCTGATCTGTTTCATCTTCAGCTGGAACGAGCTGTTGTTCGCGCGGGTGCTGACCGGTGTCGTCGCCGGGACCGCACCCGTCCATCTGACCACCTTCGTCACCAGCCAGGGCCTCTTCCTCGCCCAGCTGTGCGCGGCGTCGGTGGTCGTGTCCCTGCCGGTGCTGGTCGCCGGTTACGCCGCCCAGGACAAACTCGTCCAGGGCCTCTCCCTGGGAGCAGTCAAATGA
- a CDS encoding ABC transporter substrate-binding protein encodes MPHPRRRRPPLRGRACAATAALALLATGCAGAGGTSFGGGDALNVLMVNNPQMVELQKLTAKHFTRRTGIKVHFTVLPENDVRDKISQDFSNQAGQYDIATISNFELPFFAKNGWLHPLDDYADADAAFDQEDILEPLRESLTAEDGKLYAQPFYGESSFLMYRRDVFEKQGLTMPPKPTWQQVADLAARTDGAERGMKGICLRGLPGWGEVIAPLTTVVNTMGGTWFTKDWEPRLTAPEFRKATKFYVDLVRKHGELGAPQSGYAECLNNMTQGKTAMWYDATAGAGSLEAKGSPVKGKIGYVPAPVDRTESSGWLYTWAWGLQKASKKSDDAWKFVSWASSKEYEELVGSTSGWSNVPAGKRASTYAHPDYRAEAGAFADVTERAISEADPWNPGTQPRPTAGIQFVGVPEFTDLGTKVAQEISAAIAGRQSVDAALAASQKLAEKVAEEYR; translated from the coding sequence ATGCCCCACCCACGCCGCCGTCGACCACCTCTGCGCGGTCGGGCCTGCGCCGCGACGGCCGCCCTCGCCCTGCTCGCCACCGGCTGTGCCGGGGCGGGCGGGACCTCCTTCGGGGGCGGAGACGCGCTGAACGTCCTGATGGTGAACAACCCGCAGATGGTCGAGTTGCAGAAGCTCACGGCGAAGCACTTCACGAGGAGGACCGGAATCAAGGTCCACTTCACGGTCCTGCCCGAGAACGACGTACGGGACAAGATCAGTCAGGACTTCTCCAACCAGGCCGGTCAGTACGACATCGCCACCATCAGCAACTTCGAGCTGCCGTTCTTCGCGAAGAACGGCTGGCTGCACCCCCTGGACGACTACGCGGACGCCGACGCCGCCTTCGACCAGGAGGACATCCTGGAACCGCTGCGGGAATCGCTGACCGCCGAGGACGGCAAGCTCTACGCGCAGCCGTTCTACGGTGAGTCGTCCTTCCTGATGTACCGCAGGGACGTCTTCGAGAAGCAGGGGCTCACCATGCCCCCGAAGCCCACCTGGCAGCAGGTGGCAGACCTCGCCGCGCGGACGGACGGTGCGGAGCGCGGGATGAAGGGCATCTGTCTGCGCGGACTGCCCGGCTGGGGCGAGGTGATCGCCCCGCTCACCACGGTGGTCAACACGATGGGCGGCACCTGGTTCACGAAGGACTGGGAACCACGGCTCACCGCACCGGAGTTCAGGAAGGCGACGAAGTTCTATGTCGACCTGGTACGCAAGCACGGCGAGCTCGGCGCCCCGCAGTCCGGGTATGCCGAGTGCCTCAACAACATGACCCAGGGCAAGACCGCCATGTGGTACGACGCCACGGCGGGCGCCGGTTCGCTGGAGGCCAAGGGCTCCCCGGTGAAGGGGAAGATCGGTTACGTCCCCGCCCCCGTAGATCGGACCGAGAGCTCCGGGTGGCTCTATACGTGGGCGTGGGGCCTGCAGAAGGCGTCCAAGAAGTCCGACGACGCCTGGAAGTTCGTGTCCTGGGCGTCGAGCAAGGAGTACGAGGAGCTGGTCGGTTCCACCAGCGGCTGGTCCAACGTACCTGCGGGCAAACGGGCTTCCACCTACGCCCACCCCGACTACCGGGCCGAGGCGGGCGCGTTCGCCGATGTCACCGAGCGGGCCATCTCCGAGGCCGACCCGTGGAACCCCGGGACCCAGCCCCGTCCCACGGCGGGCATCCAGTTCGTCGGCGTACCGGAGTTCACTGATCTGGGCACCAAGGTGGCGCAGGAGATCAGTGCCGCCATCGCGGGCCGCCAGTCGGTGGACGCCGCGCTCGCCGCCTCCCAGAAGCTGGCTGAGAAGGTCGCCGAGGAGTACCGATGA
- a CDS encoding MarR family winged helix-turn-helix transcriptional regulator → MLQQNTTKRIGYWLLHLHQLFDEATRRALSEQDLNRRQWQVLHAISIQVNTVAGIDEAFSPFLAVDRAGTYGPIVKEFEARGWVTTDGTAISLTEDGEAAHTRAEAAVNAHAAQSLAGISEAEFLAANDVLARIAHNLETE, encoded by the coding sequence ATGCTTCAGCAGAACACGACCAAGCGCATCGGATATTGGCTGCTGCACTTGCATCAGCTCTTCGACGAAGCCACTCGGCGGGCACTGTCGGAACAGGACCTGAATCGGCGTCAGTGGCAGGTGCTGCACGCGATCAGTATCCAGGTGAATACCGTCGCCGGAATCGATGAGGCGTTCTCCCCCTTCCTGGCGGTGGACCGGGCGGGGACGTACGGCCCCATCGTGAAGGAGTTCGAGGCCCGTGGCTGGGTGACAACGGACGGCACGGCCATTTCCCTCACCGAGGACGGGGAGGCGGCGCATACACGGGCCGAGGCCGCGGTGAACGCGCATGCGGCCCAATCGCTCGCGGGGATATCCGAGGCCGAGTTCCTCGCCGCCAACGACGTACTGGCGCGCATCGCCCACAACCTTGAGACCGAATAG